The sequence GTGAATGGGCTTGGATTTGGGTTTGAGGAGGTGTGCATTCGCATGGGGAAAATACCATCCAGGCTTTAGAATCAGTTTCGTTGGGAAAATCGGCAAAATCCATATCCCAAGTATCCGAACCATCCAAATCTAAATTTATAAAACCCGGAATCTGTGTGCTGAACGATTCTAAGGTGTCAAATCTCTCATCTATAATAGTTTGCGCTCCAGATGTGGGAATCTCGATAAAGAATGAATTAGATTCAGGAGAAATTAACCCTCCGGGATACATTGCTTTCACAAAATAGCTGTAAGTCCCTCCCGGTTCTACTAGATTATCTGTATATTCACATTGTGTGTTAGTAGCCAACAATAATCCGTTCCTATACACTCTATAGCTTTCTACAGCAGGGTTTAGTGGTGGATCCCAGTTTAGATGAAGCGCATTGCCAGAATAATATCCGTACAGATTTGAGGGGCTATCATATCCGGCATCGTTGCTAAAGCAAAGCCGTAAATTTGCCAGAGCGGTTAATTGATATATGGTGTCTCCAGGATTTTCCGGATCCGGATTGATAGTAAGACTTTGATAGTTCAACGCCCTTACAGATACAGTCTCACGGCAATAAAAGTCATCATCACTGCTCCCGATTTGACTGCTGTTTTCATCTACTGCTAAAATCAAATTCTGCGTTCCAGAATAGATAAATGGTTCTTGAAGCGGAATACTAAGCCAGCCCGTTCCCGGCAATCCCCCAGAAAACATCTCGATCTCAAGCACCGAATCGAAAACCAAATTTAGCTCTGAGATGGGTATCCAACTTTCCAGCATTTCTTCATTACTTTCACCCAAATATATCTTCCAATCTCGATTGGCGACCAAAAATCCATGATATGCCACATTATATTGAAATCCAATGTGAGTTATTGTGCCATAATGACTTATTTCCGAAGCTAAAAACAACTGCTGGGTATAACTATAACGCGCCGCAGGCTCGATGGGTAGCCGCTTGTGCAATAAAGTGCCATTACCAATGGTAATTGTTTGCGCCGATAAAAAGAAGGCAGAAATAAAAAACATTACAGATATCAATAATTTTATAAAGGCAGGAGTTGTCCTCTGTATGTCCATTTTTGCCATAATAACCATCCATATTGCTTTGATATTTCATCTTTACAGAAATCAAATTTATTGTCTGTAGATTGTCAAGATGTTTTTCGGAAGCTCCATTGAGCTTGACATACAACAACAAAGCCAAAACTATGCAATCATTCGGTTGGACGGAAGGATACTATGAAAATTGGCTCTATAGTTTTTTACGTATTTGAATCTGCAAGATTGCAGAGCGAGATTCTTTGCATACATGCTGCTTTTAACACAAGCATCCCGTGTTGCAGAGCTTTGGGGCTGCCTCGCTTGGGTCGCCAAGCTCCGTTTGGCAGTGGCGACGGATTCGCCAGAAAGAAAAGCCCTTCGGTCTTTGTGGCAAACAGAGCTTGCCACCCCACTTTGCCACAACATCTCCCGCATGTCAACGGAATTTTAATATGCACCAGTTTTGGCACTTTAACATGCACCACTTACCATTCTCA is a genomic window of Candidatus Cloacimonadota bacterium containing:
- a CDS encoding T9SS type A sorting domain-containing protein, whose translation is MAKMDIQRTTPAFIKLLISVMFFISAFFLSAQTITIGNGTLLHKRLPIEPAARYSYTQQLFLASEISHYGTITHIGFQYNVAYHGFLVANRDWKIYLGESNEEMLESWIPISELNLVFDSVLEIEMFSGGLPGTGWLSIPLQEPFIYSGTQNLILAVDENSSQIGSSDDDFYCRETVSVRALNYQSLTINPDPENPGDTIYQLTALANLRLCFSNDAGYDSPSNLYGYYSGNALHLNWDPPLNPAVESYRVYRNGLLLATNTQCEYTDNLVEPGGTYSYFVKAMYPGGLISPESNSFFIEIPTSGAQTIIDERFDTLESFSTQIPGFINLDLDGSDTWDMDFADFPNETDSKAWMVFSPCECTPPQTQIQAHSPAKMLASQCSVIAPNNDWLILPNLNPGSDSRLSFWAKSHTGAYGLERLRVLVSTTGSEPYQFTKIHSEDFLVVPAEWTYYEFSLDIYAQEDIYLALNCISVNAAMLYVDDINVSGTGTGVENMDTLAPAFALYPNPSRSGFTLKSELPFDLTLYNIRGQRVLSQTGIKEYRYSGKKLSAGVYFLRIQQDGISTILRQVILP